A window of Juglans regia cultivar Chandler chromosome 7, Walnut 2.0, whole genome shotgun sequence contains these coding sequences:
- the LOC108986597 gene encoding pentatricopeptide repeat-containing protein At5g16420, mitochondrial, with amino-acid sequence MLRLSHSHHRLLSARDTVSRFRQFSTVDPDQTLLQSYTVTPPIKPWPQRLYPKRLVAMVTRQQNLDLALQIFYHASKFHPGFSQNYDTYHAIIRRLSRAREFAPVESLLSELRHSQIKCGENLFIDVIRSYGLAGRPDSALKTFLRIETFGVQRSVRSLNTLLNALVQNKRYTLVHVLFKNSKARFGVVPNVFTCNILLKAMCKKNDVEGAVRVLDEMPAMGMVPNLVSYTTILGGYVARGDMVSARKVFGEVLDRGWEPDATTYTVLMDGLCKLGRLVDAIKVMDEMEENGVEANEVTYGVMIEAYCKEKRSGEARNLLDDMLEKKYIPSSALCCRVIDVLCAEGKVGDACELWKRLLKKNVTPDNAISSTLIHWLCKQGKIWEARKLFDEFEKGSMPSVLTYNMLIGGMCERGELCEAARLWDDMVEKGCTPNAFTYNMLIKGFCKVRNAKEGIRILEEMLEKECLPDKLTYSILIRGLYDLGMEEEVIKIFSMALSNGVVDDDSWGLFFIEMVDDLDSGICDLNRILMENAS; translated from the coding sequence ATGTTGCGTCTAAGCCATTCTCACCACCGCCTTCTCTCGGCCCGCGACACTGTCTCGCGTTTCCGTCAATTCTCCACCGTTGATCCCGACCAGACCCTCCTCCAATCCTACACCGTCACACCCCCGATCAAACCCTGGCCCCAGCGGCTCTACCCCAAGCGCCTCGTCGCTATGGTTACCCGGCAGCAAAATCTCGACCTTGCTCTCCAGATCTTCTACCATGCCTCCAAATTCCACCCCGGTTTTTCCCAAAATTACGACACGTATCATGCCATTATCAGACGCCTCTCCCGCGCCCGCGAATTCGCACCCGTCGAGTCATTGCTCTCGGAGCTGCGTCATTCTCAAATCAAATGCGGTGAAAACCTTTTCATCGACGTGATTCGAAGTTACGGCCTCGCGGGTCGACCTGATTCCGCGTTAAAAACCTTCCTGCGCATCGAAACGTTTGGTGTCCAGCGGTCGGTGAGGTCGTTGAACACACTGTTAAACGCTTTGGTTCAGAACAAGAGGTACACTTTGGTGCATGTATTGTTCAAGAACAGTAAAGCGAGATTTGGCGTCGTGCCCAATGTGTTCACGTGTAACATTTTGCTCAAAgccatgtgtaagaagaatgaTGTGGAGGGTGCAGTCAGGGTTCTCGACGAAATGCCTGCTATGGGAATGGTACCTAATTTGGTTTCTTACACTACGATTTTAGGTGGGTATGTTGCGCGGGGCGATATGGTTAGTGCGAGGAAGGTTTTTGGTGAGGTTTTGGATAGAGGGTGGGAACCTGATGCGACAACATATACTGTTCTGATGGATGGGTTGTGTAAGCTAGGGAGGTTAGTTGATGCAATTAAGGTGatggatgagatggaggagaatgGGGTTGAGGCAAATGAGGTTACTTATGGGGTCATGATCGAGGCTTATTGTAAGGAGAAGAGGTCGGGTGAAGCACGCAACTTGCTTGATGATATGCTTGAGAAGAAGTATATACCGAGCTCAGCGCTCTGTTGCAGGGTGATTGATGTGTTGTGTGCAGAAGGGAAGGTTGGGGATGCGTGTGAGTTGTGGAAGAGGCTTTTGAAGAAGAATGTTACTCCGGATAATGCTATATCGAGTACACTTATACATTGGCTTTGTAAGCAAGGAAAGATATGGGAAGCTAGGAAGttatttgatgagtttgagaAGGGTTCTATGCCAAGTGTTTTGACTTATAATATGCTTATTGGGGGGATGTGCGAGAGGGGGGAGTTGTGTGAGGCAGCGAGGTTGTGGGATGACATGGTGGAAAAGGGATGTACTCCTAATGCCTTTACGTATAACATGTTGATTAAGGGGTTTTGTAAGGTTAGAAATGCAAAGGAGGGGATTAGAATTCTGGAGGAGATGCTGGAAAAGGAATGTCTGCCGGACAAGTTGACGTACTCTATATTGATTCGGGGGCTTTATGACTTGGGAATGGAAGAAGAAGTCATAAAGATTTTTTCAATGGCCTTGTCAAATGGAGTAGTTGATGATGATTCTTGGGGTCTTTTCTTTATAGAGATGGTTGATGATCTTGATAGTGGGATTTGTGATCTTAACAGAATATTAATGGAGAATGCTTCTTAA